A genomic segment from Corythoichthys intestinalis isolate RoL2023-P3 chromosome 2, ASM3026506v1, whole genome shotgun sequence encodes:
- the LOC130911967 gene encoding P2Y purinoceptor 1 — protein sequence MSNQTAPECLIPPAEYQLYLFPVVYIFALVFGLPGNLAAIYVFIFRVTPRTAFSIYISSLALADVVILCTLPFRIHYHLNGNNWVFGDVTCQITGILFHANIYTSICFMTCICLDRYMATVHPHTYLKLRRPRYALFTSIVLWVVAGVAVVVFILMGPLETNGDKSGSHSCFENFAAHEWSSRLFPYSLLVIFCSLLPSATILVLYSIAARRISRIHTKMAQRAVRVIYITLAITLICFLPNHVVYLLHLLRRMKVIQSCPLANAIYNARRGTMALVILNTCLDPLLYYVTTSHCACKPPRSWFRLRRRRVIYTITV from the coding sequence ATGAGTAACCAGACAGCACCAGAGTGTCTCATCCCTCCAGCAGAGTACCAGCTCTACTTGTTCCCAGTTGTCTACATATTTGCTCTGGTCTTCGGCCTCCCGGGAAACCTTGCTGCCATCTACGTGTTCATTTTCAGAGTCACCCCGCGCACCGCCTTCAGTATTTACATCAGCAGCCTGGCCCTGGCAGATGTTGTCATCCTGTGTACGCTTCCCTTCCGGATCCATTACCACCTCAATGGAAACAACTGGGTGTTTGGCGATGTCACCTGCCAAATCACAGGGATCCTCTTCCACGCCAACATCTACACTAGCATTTGCTTCATGACGTGCATCTGCTTGGACCGCTACATGGCCACGGTGCATCCACACACCTACTTGAAGCTGAGGAGGCCTCGGTACGCTCTGTTCACCAGTATCGTCCTATGGGTTGTCGCAGGAGTAGCTGTTGTGGTCTTTATCCTCATGGGACCTTTAGAGACTAACGGAGACAAATCAGGGAGCCACAGCTGCTTTGAGAACTTTGCCGCCCATGAGTGGAGCTCCCGTCTGTTCCCTTACAGCCTCCTGGTAATTTTCTGCTCCCTTCTGCCTTCCGCAACCATCTTGGTTCTCTACTCAATAGCCGCCAGGCGCATTTCCAGGATCCATACAAAGATGGCCCAGCGAGCCGTGAGGGTCATATACATCACTCTAGCCATCACACTGATTTGCTTCCTGCCCAACCATGTGGTTTACCTGCTGCACCTGCTTCGCCGCATGAAAGTCATCCAGAGTTGCCCGCTAGCAAACGCAATCTACAACGCAAGGAGGGGCACCATGGCCCTCGTCATCCTCAACACATGCCTGGACCCTTTGCTCTACTACGTCACCACCAGCCACTGCGCTTGCAAACCACCGAGGTCTTGGTTTAGACTTCGGAGGCGTCGAGTTATTTACACCATCACGGTGTGA